A window of Thermodesulfobacteriota bacterium contains these coding sequences:
- the secE gene encoding preprotein translocase subunit SecE: MASSTGDSGRRKAGGRGDEAGHKPDAPGAEEGAALPAITRTKEFVAEVQAEFGKIVWPDKKHTAGTTMVVIVLVTLISLYLGGVDLFLGWLVQRILG; the protein is encoded by the coding sequence ATGGCCAGTTCCACTGGTGACAGCGGCCGGCGCAAGGCCGGCGGCCGCGGCGACGAGGCGGGGCATAAGCCTGACGCTCCCGGGGCTGAGGAGGGGGCGGCGCTGCCCGCCATCACCCGCACCAAGGAGTTTGTGGCTGAGGTCCAGGCGGAATTCGGCAAGATCGTCTGGCCGGACAAAAAGCACACGGCCGGTACCACAATGGTGGTGATCGTCCTGGTGACGCTCATCTCCCTTTACCTGGGCGGTGTGGATCTCTTCTTGGGCTGGCTCGTGCAGCGTATTCTTGGCTGA
- the rpmG gene encoding 50S ribosomal protein L33, which produces MRDIITLACTTCKCRNYTTTKNKRNTPHKLELKKFCRFCRTHTPHKETK; this is translated from the coding sequence ATGCGCGACATCATCACCCTGGCCTGCACCACGTGCAAGTGCCGCAACTACACCACCACCAAGAACAAGCGGAACACACCGCACAAGCTGGAGCTGAAGAAGTTTTGCCGCTTCTGCAGGACCCACACCCCGCACAAAGAGACGAAATAG
- the tuf gene encoding elongation factor Tu: MAKQKFERKKPHVNVGTIGHIDHGKTTLTAAITKVLASKGLAQFMAFDQIDKAPEEKERGITIATAHVEYETAARHYAHVDCPGHADYIKNMITGAAQMDGAILVVGADDGPMPQTREHILLARQVGVPAIVVFLNKCDMVDDPELIELVDMELRELLTKYDFPGDDTPIIRGSALKALESPDDPEATKCIWELMEAVDKHVPQPVRDVDKPYLMPIEDVFSISGRGTVVTGRIERGVVKVGDEVEIVGIRPTVKTTVTGVEMFRKILDQGQAGDNVGVLLRGTKRDEVERGQVLAKPGSITPHTKFKAECYILAKEEGGRHTPFFTGYRPQFYFRTTDVTGVVTLPEGVEMVMPGDNVSIQASLITPIAMEKELRFAIREGGRTVGAGVISEIIE; the protein is encoded by the coding sequence ATGGCGAAGCAGAAGTTCGAGCGCAAGAAGCCGCACGTGAACGTGGGGACGATTGGCCACATTGACCACGGCAAGACGACGCTGACGGCGGCGATCACCAAGGTTCTGGCGAGCAAGGGGCTGGCGCAGTTCATGGCCTTTGACCAGATCGACAAGGCGCCGGAGGAGAAGGAGCGGGGCATCACCATTGCGACCGCCCACGTGGAGTATGAGACCGCCGCCCGGCACTATGCACACGTCGATTGCCCGGGCCATGCTGACTACATCAAGAACATGATCACCGGGGCAGCGCAGATGGACGGGGCGATTCTGGTGGTCGGGGCGGACGACGGCCCGATGCCGCAGACCCGCGAGCACATTTTGCTGGCGCGTCAGGTGGGGGTGCCGGCGATCGTGGTGTTCTTGAACAAGTGTGACATGGTGGATGATCCGGAGCTCATTGAGCTGGTGGACATGGAGCTGCGGGAGCTGTTGACCAAGTATGACTTTCCCGGCGATGACACGCCGATCATCCGGGGCAGCGCGTTGAAGGCCCTGGAGAGCCCCGACGATCCCGAGGCGACGAAGTGCATCTGGGAGCTGATGGAGGCGGTGGACAAGCACGTGCCGCAGCCGGTGCGTGACGTGGACAAGCCGTACCTGATGCCCATCGAGGATGTGTTTTCCATTTCCGGCCGGGGAACGGTGGTGACGGGCCGGATCGAGCGCGGGGTGGTCAAGGTGGGCGACGAGGTGGAGATTGTGGGCATCCGGCCGACGGTGAAGACGACGGTGACCGGGGTGGAGATGTTCCGCAAGATTCTGGACCAGGGCCAGGCAGGCGACAACGTCGGCGTGCTGCTGCGGGGCACGAAGCGGGACGAGGTGGAGCGGGGGCAGGTGCTGGCCAAGCCGGGGAGCATCACGCCGCACACCAAGTTCAAGGCGGAGTGCTACATCCTGGCCAAGGAGGAGGGCGGGCGGCATACGCCGTTTTTCACCGGGTATCGTCCGCAGTTTTACTTCCGGACCACGGACGTGACGGGAGTGGTGACCCTGCCGGAGGGAGTGGAGATGGTGATGCCGGGGGACAATGTATCGATCCAGGCGTCGCTCATCACGCCCATCGCCATGGAGAAGGAGCTGCGGTTTGCCATCCGTGAGGGTGGCCGTACCGTTGGCGCCGGCGTCATCAGCGAGATCATTGAATAA
- the qmoC gene encoding quinone-interacting membrane-bound oxidoreductase complex subunit QmoC gives MGDATKVQPDLEFIRYLKTAGGDTLKKCYQCATCSVVCPLSADKKPFPRKEMIWAQWGMKERLIADADVLLCHQCGDCTAYCPRGAKPGDVLGAIRAYAYTHYGFPQGLAQLVAQPKNLPVLIAIPVMIIGLLWLLTGGYHIPDGPVDLGNFFGHGYIAGFTQSVVVIDLIFVPAFLFALYAAFRGAANMWCAMSTDLKTNPGFRPSVTTFVAEFLWPAIWETIQHKRFSQCNYNRDRVKGHLPLLLAFIGLFVVTNYAFVRKDILGLAFPSLHGPLPMWDPMKILANVSAVALIAGIAIIWSQRKQMEDEQRTRPTYYDWFLIWEIMAVGVTGLLAEFFRLADWGVLAYSAYFLHLVAVFMLFLYMPYSKFAHIVYRTAAMAFERYRNSRFVVG, from the coding sequence ATGGGAGACGCGACCAAGGTGCAGCCTGATCTGGAGTTCATCCGCTATCTGAAGACTGCGGGCGGGGACACCCTGAAGAAGTGTTATCAGTGTGCCACCTGCTCTGTGGTCTGCCCTTTGTCCGCGGACAAGAAGCCGTTCCCGCGCAAGGAGATGATCTGGGCGCAGTGGGGCATGAAGGAGCGGTTGATCGCCGACGCCGATGTCTTGCTGTGCCATCAGTGCGGCGACTGCACCGCTTACTGTCCTCGGGGGGCCAAACCCGGAGATGTGCTCGGGGCCATCCGCGCGTACGCATACACCCACTACGGCTTCCCCCAGGGTTTGGCCCAGCTGGTGGCTCAGCCCAAGAACCTGCCGGTCCTGATCGCCATCCCGGTGATGATCATCGGGCTGTTGTGGCTGTTGACCGGCGGCTATCACATCCCGGATGGCCCGGTGGACCTGGGCAATTTCTTTGGTCACGGCTATATCGCCGGCTTCACCCAAAGTGTGGTGGTCATTGACCTCATTTTCGTGCCGGCTTTTCTGTTTGCCCTCTATGCCGCGTTCCGAGGCGCTGCCAACATGTGGTGCGCCATGAGTACCGATCTCAAGACCAATCCCGGCTTCCGGCCGTCGGTGACCACCTTCGTGGCCGAGTTTCTGTGGCCGGCGATCTGGGAGACCATCCAGCACAAGCGGTTCAGCCAGTGCAACTACAACCGCGATCGGGTCAAGGGTCATCTGCCGCTGCTCCTGGCCTTCATAGGGCTCTTCGTGGTCACCAACTACGCCTTTGTGCGCAAGGACATCCTGGGGCTGGCCTTCCCCAGTCTTCATGGACCGCTGCCCATGTGGGACCCAATGAAGATTCTGGCCAACGTCAGCGCCGTGGCGCTCATCGCGGGCATTGCCATCATCTGGAGCCAGCGCAAGCAGATGGAAGACGAGCAGCGGACCAGGCCCACCTACTATGATTGGTTTCTGATTTGGGAAATCATGGCAGTGGGGGTCACCGGTTTGCTGGCCGAGTTCTTCCGTCTGGCGGATTGGGGCGTTCTGGCCTACAGCGCCTATTTCCTCCACTTGGTGGCCGTGTTCATGCTCTTCTTGTACATGCCCTACAGCAAATTCGCGCATATCGTTTACCGGACCGCAGCCATGGCCTTTGAGCGGTATCGGAACAGCCGTTTCGTCGTCGGCTAG